TTTTGAGTAAGTATTCTGTAGGCATCAACAACCTGGCATCTTATTTACATTACGAAGCGGAACTGGCAAAAGGATTGAAAGTGACCGCAGCCCTCCGGTACGATTTCTATCATTACAATTTCCAAAACGCGTTGCCGCCTTCTGCTTACACCGGGTCACCTTCTACCAAAAACAGTTTCAAACGCTTTTCGCCCAAATTCGGCGCCACCTATAATTATAGCGGTGTAGGTTTATATGCCAACTACAGCGAGGGTTTTGTACCGCCCCAGATCAGTGATCTGTATGTAGGCGTAAAAGTGCCCTTTCTTGGTTCACAAACATTTTACAACTATGAAGTGGGCGGCTGGTTTTCCCTGCTTAATAATAAACTGTATGCCGACTGGAGCTGGTACCTGCTGAATGGCACCAATGAGATCATCACGGTAAAAAATCCTGACGGTTCAACCGAAAACCAGAACGCCGGTAAAACAAAACATACGGGTATTGAATATGGCATTACTTATCGCCCCGTGAATGGCTTGTCTGTCCGGTTCAGCGCGGCCAACAGCAAACATACCTTTGGTGATTATGTGGAGAAAGGAATTCCATACAACAACAACCAGCTGGCCGGTGGTCCACGGTTTATTGCCAATGCCGAAGTAACTTACAAACCTGTTTTTGTAAAAGGGTTACGGATGGGCGCTGAATGGCAGCACATCGGTTCTTACTACATGGACAATGCCAATACAAAAAAATATGGAGGTTATGATCTGTTGAACCTGCGGGCCGGTTACACCATTCATGCTTTTGAAGTGTGGGTAAATGCCATGAACACTACTAACAAGTATTATTCAACCTTTGCCAGCAAATCGGGCAGTACGTTAAGTTACAATTTAGGAGACCCGAGGGAATTCAATGTTGGTATTGGGTATAAGTTTGGAAAACGCTAAACGCAGAACGTTTAATACCTAACGCAAATACAGTTGACGGGTTAACAGGTTAACTCGTCAACTTAATCTTTTTTCTGCGAACGATATTGTTTGGGAGATAAACCAATAATCTTACGAAAGCGCTTCGAGAAATAATACGGATCATCAAAACCCATGCTTAAGGCAATGTCTTTTACCGAGCTGGAGCTGAAGTCGAGCTGCTGACTGGCCTTTTGCATTTTCATTTGAATAAAATAATCGATGGGTGCATAGCCGGTCTTTTGCTTGAACAAACTGGAGAACCGGGACGCCGAATAATTATAATGACTGCTCAGGTCCTGCAGGGAAATATTTTCATTGATATGCTCCTGCATATACAGAATGGCGGCATCGACCACATCCAGTTTATCATTGGGACTAACGGTCGTATGCTTCGAGTTATAAATAAACAGGCTCAGGAAATGCGGTAAACTCAGGTTGGCGAAAATGAGATTATCGGTACTATACCCTAACTCCAGCGCTTTGTACATGCGGGAGAACATGTTAATGATCTCGCTGCTGCTTTTGATATAAAATGGTTTGAAATGTTTTTGAACGGCTTGCAGGGCATTCATTTGTGATAACGATTCGCCCCCGAAATGGATCCAGTAAATGCTCCAGGGATTATCTTCTGCACTGCCGTAGGCATGCTCCACATTCTGCGGTAAAATAAAAAACTGGTTTGGCCCTACCTCCGATTTCTTATCTCCTATCTGGTACCAACCAGCGCCATCCACACAATAAAATAAAAAGTTTTCCGGTAACCCCTTCTTGCGGTAGGTATAGTGACCACGTGCATTCGGATAATATCCCAGGCTGCAAACGTACAACTGATTCAACAAGGCATTCGTTTGTACCTTTTGCTTCAGCACCATTTTCGGGATCTCTATGCGCTGGCGACCAATTCCATACCAGATGTTTTTGTGGCTACCCTCTTTATTTTTCGCATTCATATGGTATAACAATAGAATTTACGGCAAGATACTTACATTCGCTGATTCCCGGCATGATCTAAATAATTTATAGATCCGGGAAACTCGAACTGGATATCAGCCCATGAATAAAAATCACATTCTTCTAATAGGAGTTATAGTCTGTAACCTGTTGCCGCTGGTTTTACCGGCTCAGTCTGTATTACCAACTTACAATATTATCTGGAATTCTCAAAGTAGAAATGCGGGCGAATCCATGCCCTGTGGCGGCGGCGATATCGGGCTGAACGTTTGGGTTGAAAAAGGCGACCTGCTGGTATACATGGGCAAAAGCGGTTGCTTTGATGAAAACAATGCTTTATTAAAGGCAGGTCGAATACGTGTCAAATGTACACCCAACGTATTTGAAGGAGAGTCGTTTAAACAGGAATTAAAATTAGAAGAAGGGTATGTTCAGATAGATGGCCAGTACAACAAGCTTAAAACTACATTAAAAATTTGGGTAGATGTGTTTCGCCCGGTGATCCATATAGATGTTACAGGCAATGAAGCGGTAAAAACAGAAGTAAGTTATGAAAGCTGGCGTTATGCCAACCGTACCCTCACCGGCAAAGCCAATAATGCCAACAGCTACAAATGGGCCCCTCCTACTGAAGTAATTACCAATAAAGATAATATTGATTTTAAGGACAACACAGTATTGTTCTATCACCGCAACCGGACTGATATACCAACTATTTTTGATATAACCGTTAAACAACAGGGATTGGAAGCGGTAAAGGACCAGTTATACAACCCTCTTGCCAATCTAACGTTTGGCGGTTTGCTACAAGGTAACAATATGATACCGGCAGGCACATACACCGGTACCTATATGGATACCGATTTCAAGGGCTGGAAACTCCAAAGCAAAAAAGCCAGCCGCGATCATCACATAACCGTTTTATTACATACTGCGCAAACTCCTTCGGTTGAAACCTGGTTAACCAGTTTGCAAACCGTTAGTACCGATGCCGCTAAAAGTTCAGCAACGGCGGGGCAGCAAACCCGCAACTGGTGGAAGCAATACTGGCAACGCAGTTTTGTTTATTTACAACCCAACCAACCCGATACCGGTGCTGTGCTCTGGCAAACCGGTCGCAATTACCAGTTGTTCCGGTATATGCTGGGTTGCAATGCCATGGGAAATTATCCTACCAAATTCAACGGAGGTTTATTTACCTACGATCCATCCGCAACAGACAGCAGCTTACACTTCACACCCGATTTTCGTAACTGGGGCGGTGGTATTCATACCGCGCAGAACCAGCGGTTGGTATACTGGCCCCTGTTAAAAAGCGGCGATTATGACCTGATGAAACCCCAGTTTGATTTTTACCTGCGCATTCTTCCTGCGGCTGAACTACGCAGTGAAACTTACTGGCACCATGGCGGCGGCTGCTTCTCCGAACAGATCGAAAATTTTGGTTTACCCAATTGTACCGAATATGGCTGGAAGCGTCCGGCTGATTATGATAAGGGAATGGAATACAATGCCTGGCTGGAATATGAGTGGGACACCGCGCTTGAATTCTGTTTAATGATCCTGGAAACCGAACGGTATAACGGCAACAACATAAAAGAATACATACCGCTTATAGAAAGCTGTCTGCGTTTCTTTAACGAACATTATCAATACCTGGCCGGTAAACGGGGCAGAAATAAACTTGATGGCAAAGGCCAGCTGGTGATCTTTCCCGGTTCCGCAGCAGAAACCTATAAGATGGCCTATAACGCCAGCAGCACCATTTCCGGCTTGCGTACTGTATTGACAAGATTGCTGGAATTGCCTGCTAAATATCTTACCGACCCGGCACGCACCCAATGGCAACAAATGCTGTTGCGCATTCCCCCTGTCAACTTCCGGCAATTCGGTACATACACGACTATTGCGCCGGCCAAACTGTGGGAACGGATCAACAATACCGAGTGTCCCCAACTCTACCCTGTTTTCCCCTGGGGCATTTATGGCATTGGCAAACCGGGTTTAGACACGGCCATCAATACCTTTAAACACGATACCGACGCCCTTACCTTCAGAAGTTATGTGGGCTGGAAACAGGACAACATTTTTGCCGCCCGCTTAGGATTGACCAGTGAGGCCCTGCAACTCACCACCCAAAAGTTAAAGAACAGTGGCCGCCGTTTCCCGGCATTCTGGGGTCCTGGCTATGACTGGGCACCCGATCACAACTGGGGTGGCAGCGGCATGATAGGCTTGCAGGAAATGCTGTTACAAACCGATGGCAAAAAGATCTACCTCTGCCCTGCCTGGCCCAACAACCAGGATGTACATTTTAAATTACATGCGCCCTATAACACTACGGTAGAAGCTACCGTTATAAATGGGAAAGTGCAGTCGCTCATAGTGGTGCCGGAAGAAAGAAAAAAAGATGTGATCATAGCTGAAAGCTTCAGGCTGTAATCCGCCAGCTGGCGGACGTCGCGGTAAAAAAGCATTAAATACATGAAACCATTTTTAAACACATTATTATTTTGTTTATCCATTGGCTTTTCCCAGGCGCAATCACCCTGCGATAAAATAAAGTACCTCGACAAACTGGCAATGGCGCCTTCCGAATTGCCGGTACAGGATTTTAAAGTATTCGACTATAACCAGGTCCCTGATTCGGTAAAAGCCCGCCTGCAAAGCGAGATCATCAAAGAAACATCAGCCGCCTTCTTCAAAGAATTAAAAGTAAAGACAGTAAAATATCTTGATTCAGCCATCAATTCAACACTGTTCACTCCCGTTGTTATTCTTGATAATGACAACAACCCGGTGGACTTTGTATATGCCATCTTTTACGAAATGAAATTCAAAGGCGAGATCCCTTTTGTATTTAAACTGGAAGTAAAACAAAATGGTGAGTTGTTAAAGAAGGGACAGTTTGAAGGGATCGTAAACCAGAAAAAGAAGATCATTCCCTGCGTCAAAGCATTATCCATAGCAGCTACCGACAAAGAAGCGCCCATTACCAAACCGGGCGAGATCTACATTTACTATAATCAAACCTACAAGACTATAGTCTGGCAGATCATGGAAGCAGGTAATACCACCGGCGACAGTCAGCATGTTACAGTGATCAATGTATTCGATGGAGAGATACTGGAAAGAAATGAGTTTCTGAAAGGGATGCAGGAGTTTGATAATGATCTCAGATAAAATGAACCGCCTTTCTGTTGCTTGTAGTTTATGGTTTGCAGTTTATGGTTGCTTCGAGCTTCGGGGTGCCGAACTATTTATTGTTCCTCCCCAAATTAGGCAAACCACAAACTACGAACCACAAACAATAAACTATTTACGCACCCACACCGTCATATCCGACTTACCACGATTGCCCCACGCATAGTATGGGATCATGGTTATTTTTATGGGAGTAGCGTTAGTGCGCACTTTTCTATATAAGGCGTTTGACCAATCTTCTTTAGGTTCTAATAAAGCTGTTCCCTGTAAGCTGGCAATCCTGCTTTTGCTGATGGTAGTAAAAACAGGTTTCAGATCGTTTGTAAGCGGAATAGCCACGTCAAATACATTGGTTCCTTTTGGCAGATCGGTTGATTCCAGGCAATATACCACAGGACCACGTTTCACCGCCAGCTGGTTACGCGTTTCTTCTACCAGGGGATTGCTTTCAATCAACGTTACCGGCATGCTCAGGTTCAGCTCCACTACATCACCTGCTTTCCAGGCACGGTTGAGCTCCACATAGGTGGCCGGTTTGTTGGGGCCGGTCACGGGTTTGCCATTTACTGTTAACGCCGCTTTATCACACCAGCCAGGTATGCGCAAGTAAAGCGAGAAAGCTTTTGCTTCCGCTTTTGTAACCGTGAATTTTATATGACCATCCCAGGGATAATTGCTCTGCTGGGTCATTTCCAGGGCGGAGCCATCTTCCAGCTTTGTTGAGATCTTATTAGCACCATACAAATGCACCCACAATCCTTTGTTTGATGTGGTGTAGGCATAATCCCCTACTTCTGCCATGGTACGCACCGTATTGGGCGGACAGCAATTCGAGAGTTTGATATAAGGAACACGGCCAGCTTCCTGCCAACGCAACGTGTAAGGATAATCAGCGGAGTGGCTCAGCGGATTGGTATAAAAGAAATTATTTCCATCAAGGCTGATGCCTGATAAGATACCATTGTACAATTCCAGCTCCATTACATCGGCATACTTGGCGTCACCCGACAATAACAGCATGCGCCAGTTCCACAACAGGTTACCGATGTTGGCGCAGGTTTCATTATGCGCAGTGATATTCGGTAACTGGTATGCCCGGCCATAAGCCTGATGCGTTTTCTGAATAACTGGTGGTTTATAGGATGTTCCATAAGGAGAAACGCCATCATACAAAGCGCCACAACCACCGGTAACGTACAACTTTTTGTTCACTACATCGTTCCAGATGCTGTTCAAACAGGTCATCAGAGAATCATCACCGGTTTCGGCATATACATCCGCTACCCCGGCATATAGATAATTGGCGCGAACCGCATGGCCCATCGCCTCCA
The Niastella koreensis GR20-10 genome window above contains:
- a CDS encoding AraC family transcriptional regulator, with product MNAKNKEGSHKNIWYGIGRQRIEIPKMVLKQKVQTNALLNQLYVCSLGYYPNARGHYTYRKKGLPENFLFYCVDGAGWYQIGDKKSEVGPNQFFILPQNVEHAYGSAEDNPWSIYWIHFGGESLSQMNALQAVQKHFKPFYIKSSSEIINMFSRMYKALELGYSTDNLIFANLSLPHFLSLFIYNSKHTTVSPNDKLDVVDAAILYMQEHINENISLQDLSSHYNYSASRFSSLFKQKTGYAPIDYFIQMKMQKASQQLDFSSSSVKDIALSMGFDDPYYFSKRFRKIIGLSPKQYRSQKKD
- a CDS encoding DUF5703 domain-containing protein, which translates into the protein MNKNHILLIGVIVCNLLPLVLPAQSVLPTYNIIWNSQSRNAGESMPCGGGDIGLNVWVEKGDLLVYMGKSGCFDENNALLKAGRIRVKCTPNVFEGESFKQELKLEEGYVQIDGQYNKLKTTLKIWVDVFRPVIHIDVTGNEAVKTEVSYESWRYANRTLTGKANNANSYKWAPPTEVITNKDNIDFKDNTVLFYHRNRTDIPTIFDITVKQQGLEAVKDQLYNPLANLTFGGLLQGNNMIPAGTYTGTYMDTDFKGWKLQSKKASRDHHITVLLHTAQTPSVETWLTSLQTVSTDAAKSSATAGQQTRNWWKQYWQRSFVYLQPNQPDTGAVLWQTGRNYQLFRYMLGCNAMGNYPTKFNGGLFTYDPSATDSSLHFTPDFRNWGGGIHTAQNQRLVYWPLLKSGDYDLMKPQFDFYLRILPAAELRSETYWHHGGGCFSEQIENFGLPNCTEYGWKRPADYDKGMEYNAWLEYEWDTALEFCLMILETERYNGNNIKEYIPLIESCLRFFNEHYQYLAGKRGRNKLDGKGQLVIFPGSAAETYKMAYNASSTISGLRTVLTRLLELPAKYLTDPARTQWQQMLLRIPPVNFRQFGTYTTIAPAKLWERINNTECPQLYPVFPWGIYGIGKPGLDTAINTFKHDTDALTFRSYVGWKQDNIFAARLGLTSEALQLTTQKLKNSGRRFPAFWGPGYDWAPDHNWGGSGMIGLQEMLLQTDGKKIYLCPAWPNNQDVHFKLHAPYNTTVEATVINGKVQSLIVVPEERKKDVIIAESFRL
- a CDS encoding aceric acid hydrolase is translated as MYKRIHLFFVLLVAGDCVYSQNNSLVNTSKSTRVKLQPVDLSATVWTGGFWGERMQVCKDSMVPHLWRTYTDANVSHAYRNFEIAAGKDTGSHSGPPFHDGDFYKLLEGVTSLYAVTKDKNLEVMLDTAIATIAACQRADGYIHTPVLIEERKATNKEKAFADRLNFETYNLGHLMTAGCIHYRVTGKRTLLDVAIKAADYLDNFYKRASPELARNAICPSHYMGVVELYRTTRDPKYLQLAINLINIRGLVEEGTDDNQDRVPFRQQMEAMGHAVRANYLYAGVADVYAETGDDSLMTCLNSIWNDVVNKKLYVTGGCGALYDGVSPYGTSYKPPVIQKTHQAYGRAYQLPNITAHNETCANIGNLLWNWRMLLLSGDAKYADVMELELYNGILSGISLDGNNFFYTNPLSHSADYPYTLRWQEAGRVPYIKLSNCCPPNTVRTMAEVGDYAYTTSNKGLWVHLYGANKISTKLEDGSALEMTQQSNYPWDGHIKFTVTKAEAKAFSLYLRIPGWCDKAALTVNGKPVTGPNKPATYVELNRAWKAGDVVELNLSMPVTLIESNPLVEETRNQLAVKRGPVVYCLESTDLPKGTNVFDVAIPLTNDLKPVFTTISKSRIASLQGTALLEPKEDWSNALYRKVRTNATPIKITMIPYYAWGNRGKSDMTVWVRK